The following are from one region of the Rhipicephalus microplus isolate Deutch F79 chromosome 1, USDA_Rmic, whole genome shotgun sequence genome:
- the LOC119178163 gene encoding uncharacterized protein LOC119178163 — translation MTNASSPGTMAEHQRTGYDMLEKVCGQPSEHSSDTLLTNARGAHGCFTGSIMEPCEPCTASEGCTCRIARKLSVWNEFLCQCRLELRESSGARGELSLVSFEKPWVPSQDERTTRKAITLACWLVKTHRCVATLDICVMAMEPREFALLVDELWGNTFVKVLRIHHPRFAARRTQEDICRLISSLHTLEELECPTAWKCPVAFLDVLSELILTTTCLEALRMPMVCIKNHGVAAFLKALVQNSTLKELSLDESFIGEASLSNRSGFTDYLRRNATLKSLEIMACSKINDSLMWILKGLLENHTITRVSLTNFVVDSQSSRIIALIFARNKTISSFSMISTRRDIEVHDDTANEDWVEALKSNRTLNAVRLPLCAGKLEQWESIFQALPTKANLKITIEWSVTQYHLLPIVCSVLRKAGAEQRVFFETNFPPSNADMLEYKGFSEIFAPLRRDTRSEFSRILHKLPTASHITLVHLEISMDAIDAPMSSQIADYIRHSTTLKKLHLSLFCEPSQEIPGSKSWAEIVTSMSRNGSVEELHIKLPNIEGQDTKILAQAVKSNKNMQRVYFVPERSLDANDFFRVLAENIRENLTLLAVVVDVTLDDKELARNWFIVWDVMRRNSGRLRHASLFVSGTRCDRACAEALEWMHLHPALPEQVAELSSVPKSDAILMIKNAVKLLEGMHEFMRLAGVVSRRVSCQWREEETAQLCDLNEDCWRRVRGYLRLSDVGYSSERT, via the exons ATGACGAACGCCAGCAGCCCAG GCACTATGGCGGAACATCAGCGCACTGGGTATGATATGCTTGAAAAAGTATGCGGACAACCGTCCGAGCATTCTTCCGACACGTTGCTGACAAATGCACGAGGAGCGCATGGGTGCTTCACCGGTTCTATCATGGAGCCGTGCGAGCCGTGCACGGCATCCGAGGGCTGTACGTGTCGCATCGCCCGCAAGCTGTCAGTATGGAATGAGTTTCTTTGCCAGTGTCGACTCGAGCTACGAGAATCGTCGGGCGCACGAGGAGAACTCTCCCTGGTCAGCTTCGAAAAGCCGTGGGTACCAAGTCAGGATGAACGAACGACGCGAAAAGCCATCACGCTAGCCTGCTGGCTAGTAAAAACTCACCGCTGCGTGGCGACTCTTGACATCTGCGTCATGGCGATGGAACCAAGAGAATTCGCTCTGCTCGTCGACGAGCTTTGGGGAAATACTTTTGTGAAAGTACTAAGGATTCATCATCCCCGTTTCGCCGCTAGGAGAACGCAAGAAGACATCTGCAGGCTAATCTCTTCCTTGCACACATTGGAAGAACTGGAGTGTCCCACGGCGTGGAAGTGTCCTGTGGCATTTCTAGATGTCCTGTCAGAGCTCATTCTAACAACGACGTGCCTGGAGGCTTTGCGAATGCCTATGGTGTGCATCAAAAACCACGGCGTGGCAGCGTTCCTGAAAGCGCTTGTGCAGAACAGCACCCTCAAAGAGCTCTCACTAGACGAGTCTTTTATAGGTGAAGCATCGCTGTCCAATCGATCTGGGTTCACGGATTACTTGAGGAGGAATGCAACTCTAAAAAGTCTGGAAATCATGGCTTGTAGCAAAATCAACGATTCTCTAATGTGGATTCTGAAAGGTCTGTTGGAAAACCACACAATTACAAGGGTCAGCCTGACAAACTTTGTCGTCGATAGCCAGAGTTCCAGAATTATAGCACTTATTTTCGCCAGAAACAAAACAATAAGCAGTTTTAGCATGATTTCCACGAGAAGGGACATTGAAGTACATGACGATACGGCCAATGAGGACTGGGTGGAAGCGCTGAAATCTAACCGAACTCTGAACGCAGTCAGGCTGCCCTTGTGCGCTGGAAAATTGGAACAGTGGGAGTCTATTTTCCAGGCACTGCCGACGAAAGCAAATCTAAAGATCACCATCGAGTGGAGCGTCACGCAATACCACCTTCTACCTATAGTGTGCAGCGTGCTCAGAAAGGCCGGCGCCGAACAGCGAGTATTCTTCGAAACAAACTTTCCTCCAAGCAACGCCGATATGCTGGAGTACAAGGGATTTTCTGAAATATTCGCACCTCTGCGAAGGGACACCAGAAGCGAGTTCTCACGTATATTGCACAAGTTGCCAACCGCAAGTCACATCACATTGGTTCATCTTGAAATCTCGATGGACGCTATAGACGCGCCGATGTCTTCGCAGATCGCCGACTACATCAGGCACTCGACCACCCTGAAGAAGCTACACCTATCCTTGTTTTGCGAGCCTTCTCAAGAGATCCCGGGGAGCAAGTCTTGGGCTGAAATTGTTACATCAATGTCTCGGAATGGAAGCGTCGAGGAGTTGCACATTAAGTTGCCCAATATAGAAGGCCAAGACACCAAGATTCTCGCACAGGCTGTCAAGTCCAACAAAAACATGCAGCGTGTGTACTTTGTGCCCGAAAGATCCCTTGATGCGAACGACTTTTTCCGGGTTTTAGCCGAAAACATCAGGGAAAATCTCACGTTACTCGCTGTTGTCGTCGACGTTACCCTGGATGACAAGGAGTTGGCGAGGAACTGGTTTATTGTTTGGGACGTCATGCGGCGTAATTCTGGGCGTCTCAGGCACGCTTCTCTATTCGTTAGTGGAACTCGATGTGATCG GGCATGTGCTGAAGCACTGGAATGGATGCACCTTCATCCCGCCCTGCCGGAACAAGTCGCCGAGCTTTCCTCGGTTCCCAAAAGTGACGCCATCCTTATGATCAAAAATGCGGTCAAATTGCTAGAAGGCATGCACGAGTTCATGAGGCTCGCTGGTGTCGTCAGCCGGCGAGTGTCATGCCAGTGGCGGGAGGAAGAGACAGCGCAGCTGTGTGACCTGAACGAGGACTGCTGGCGAAGAGTGCGCGGATACTTGCGGCTCAGTGATGTGGGCTACTCTTCGGAAAGAACGTGA